A window of Longibacter salinarum contains these coding sequences:
- a CDS encoding putative monovalent cation/H+ antiporter subunit A, translating to MLLAVLSVFAAAAIAPLVVRLTRKASGWILATVPLGAFVYFLLQAGHVTHEGAIRQSTTWFPAYDLPLSFYLDGLSLLFALLVTGIGTLIVVYAGGYLKHSDELGRFYVQLLSFMGAMLGLVLADNAIVFFIFFELTSLTSYLLIGFYHNEEDSRRAARKALIVTGTGGLALMAGLVLLQQVTGTWEFSEMLAMGDMVSQSPLYLGIFILVCAGAFTKSAQFPFHFWLPAAMAGPTPVSAYLHSATMVKAGVFILARLHPVLGGTEVWTTTLVLFGGFTMVLTAWLALRYTDLKQILAYTTTMVLGLLTMLLGVGTEEAIAAMVTFTLVHALYKGALFMLAGNIDHETGTRDLTELGGLRAAMPITMAGGLAAALSMSGIPPFFGFIGKEITYEAALHGGSWSTLILVASVLANAALVASGLLVGLKPFIGEVKGAFTREPHEAPLSMYLGPCVLGGLGLLLGVYPALVDHGLLQTAQAGIMQETHELHLALWHGVNPALIASLVTFALGFGIYYLWERLHESTAMVGFGRAFADAPGDGFERMLYGLGRGSYSITNALQTGKFRRYLLLIFLGTIVMVGGALIAESSISWPTELGEVRYYEAALAGLIVLSALAAVRAHDRFVAILALSIGGYSVALLYLLFGAPDLAMTQFSVETLTLILLVIVLIHLPNIEGHEPVARRIRDAVVSLGVGAIVTTVAFAALSFPLDRSVSDFMTNNSYTAAQGSNVVNVILVDYRGLDTFGEITVLTMAALGVFVMMRMRRIRLPEILGTRFHSEDVPADGMQKEAELTDAGETPPEDPGPKDESGTEVHPEDEAAEEEETTSDNRS from the coding sequence ATGCTGCTGGCTGTTCTTAGCGTTTTCGCCGCTGCCGCCATTGCCCCGCTCGTCGTCCGCCTCACGCGGAAAGCCTCCGGCTGGATTCTGGCGACGGTGCCTCTCGGTGCGTTCGTCTACTTCCTGCTTCAGGCCGGACACGTTACGCACGAAGGCGCCATCCGGCAGTCGACCACGTGGTTTCCCGCCTACGACCTCCCCCTGTCTTTTTATCTGGACGGGCTGAGTCTGCTCTTTGCCCTCCTCGTCACGGGGATCGGCACGCTGATCGTCGTGTATGCGGGTGGGTACCTCAAGCATAGCGACGAGCTCGGACGATTCTACGTCCAGCTCCTGTCATTTATGGGCGCGATGCTCGGGCTCGTCCTCGCGGACAATGCGATTGTCTTCTTTATCTTCTTCGAGCTGACGAGCCTCACCTCGTATCTGCTGATCGGCTTCTACCACAACGAAGAAGATTCCCGTCGTGCCGCCCGGAAAGCGCTCATCGTGACCGGGACAGGTGGGCTCGCTCTCATGGCCGGGCTCGTTCTCCTGCAGCAGGTCACCGGGACCTGGGAGTTCAGCGAAATGCTGGCGATGGGAGACATGGTCTCGCAGTCGCCGCTCTACCTGGGCATCTTCATTCTGGTCTGTGCCGGTGCGTTCACGAAGTCCGCGCAGTTTCCCTTCCACTTCTGGCTCCCGGCTGCGATGGCGGGCCCGACGCCCGTTAGCGCATACCTGCACTCCGCGACGATGGTCAAGGCCGGTGTCTTCATTCTCGCGCGATTGCATCCCGTTCTTGGCGGCACGGAGGTGTGGACGACCACGCTCGTGCTGTTCGGCGGCTTCACGATGGTGCTGACGGCATGGCTCGCACTGCGCTACACGGATTTAAAGCAAATCCTGGCGTATACGACGACCATGGTCCTGGGGCTGCTCACAATGCTCCTGGGCGTTGGGACCGAGGAGGCCATCGCCGCAATGGTCACCTTCACACTCGTTCACGCGCTCTACAAAGGGGCACTCTTCATGCTGGCCGGTAACATCGATCACGAGACCGGGACGCGCGATTTGACCGAACTCGGTGGGCTTCGCGCCGCCATGCCGATCACGATGGCTGGCGGCCTCGCAGCCGCCTTGTCTATGTCCGGCATTCCTCCATTCTTTGGCTTCATCGGAAAAGAGATTACGTACGAAGCCGCCCTCCACGGCGGAAGCTGGAGCACATTGATTCTTGTCGCGAGCGTTCTCGCAAATGCTGCGCTGGTCGCATCCGGGCTCCTTGTTGGTCTGAAACCGTTCATCGGAGAGGTGAAAGGCGCGTTCACACGTGAGCCGCACGAAGCGCCGCTGAGCATGTACCTCGGCCCCTGCGTTCTTGGCGGACTGGGACTACTGCTCGGCGTCTACCCAGCCCTGGTCGATCATGGGCTTCTGCAGACGGCCCAGGCTGGAATCATGCAGGAGACCCACGAGCTGCATCTGGCCCTCTGGCATGGCGTGAACCCGGCTCTTATTGCGAGCCTCGTCACATTCGCACTCGGCTTCGGCATCTACTATCTCTGGGAACGCCTGCACGAGAGCACCGCGATGGTTGGGTTCGGGCGGGCCTTCGCCGACGCGCCGGGCGACGGATTCGAGCGTATGCTCTATGGCCTGGGGAGAGGAAGCTACTCGATTACGAATGCTCTGCAGACGGGCAAATTCCGCCGTTACCTGCTGCTCATCTTTTTGGGCACCATCGTTATGGTCGGCGGAGCCCTGATTGCGGAATCATCGATCTCCTGGCCGACCGAACTCGGTGAGGTTCGTTATTACGAAGCCGCCCTCGCCGGACTGATTGTGCTGTCGGCCCTGGCCGCGGTCCGGGCGCACGACCGCTTCGTCGCTATCCTTGCGCTCAGCATCGGTGGATACAGCGTTGCCCTGCTTTACCTGCTGTTCGGCGCGCCTGACCTCGCGATGACGCAGTTCTCGGTCGAGACACTGACGCTCATTCTGCTCGTGATTGTTTTAATTCACCTGCCGAATATCGAAGGGCACGAGCCCGTGGCAAGGCGAATCCGCGATGCCGTGGTGTCGCTGGGCGTCGGCGCCATCGTTACGACCGTGGCGTTTGCTGCGCTGTCGTTCCCGCTTGACCGCTCTGTGTCTGACTTCATGACGAACAACAGCTATACGGCTGCGCAGGGGTCGAATGTCGTGAATGTCATTCTGGTCGACTACCGTGGCCTTGATACGTTTGGCGAAATCACCGTCCTGACGATGGCGGCTCTCGGCGTATTCGTCATGATGCGGATGCGACGGATTCGTCTGCCGGAGATTCTCGGCACGCGTTTCCATTCCGAAGACGTCCCTGCAGATGGAATGCAGAAGGAAGCCGAACTAACCGACGCTGGCGAAACGCCACCTGAGGATCCAGGACCGAAAGATGAGAGCGGTACCGAAGTTCACCCCGAAGACGAGGCGGCGGAAGAAGAGGAAACGACATCGGACAATCGAAGCTAA
- a CDS encoding Na+/H+ antiporter subunit B — translation MIQSLILQIATRLLVPILLVFSVFMLLRGHNLPGGGFVGGLVAASAFVLYALAVGVDGARRVLRIEPRTLLGTGLALALGAGLLALGTGNSFLQSLWLKVPLPGLDDPLKLGSTLAFDIGVMFVVVGTVLLMVFSVEDRVPGLIDD, via the coding sequence ATGATTCAATCGCTGATTCTCCAGATCGCCACGCGCCTGCTCGTGCCGATTCTGCTCGTATTCTCGGTGTTCATGCTTCTCCGAGGTCATAATCTCCCCGGTGGCGGTTTCGTGGGGGGGCTGGTCGCTGCAAGTGCGTTCGTTCTGTATGCACTCGCCGTCGGTGTAGACGGTGCTCGTCGCGTCCTTCGGATTGAACCACGGACGCTTCTCGGAACGGGATTGGCCTTGGCACTCGGAGCCGGACTTCTGGCACTCGGAACGGGCAACTCGTTTTTGCAGAGCCTCTGGCTCAAGGTTCCGCTGCCGGGTCTCGACGATCCGCTCAAACTCGGGTCGACCCTTGCTTTCGACATCGGGGTGATGTTTGTCGTCGTCGGCACCGTGCTTCTGATGGTGTTTAGCGTGGAAGACCGCGTGCCCGGACTCATCGACGACTAG
- a CDS encoding Na+/H+ antiporter subunit C, whose product MELILAVVSGLLFAASFYLLLRRNLLRFVIGIIILGNAVNLLIFTMGRLTREVPPVIPYGQKTIEGAYANPLPQALILTAIVISFGLLAFTLVLIYRNYTVSETVDADNLMASEPKRDVDLQTEDKRLPA is encoded by the coding sequence ATGGAATTGATTCTTGCAGTCGTTTCGGGGCTACTCTTCGCCGCGAGCTTTTACCTGCTCCTGCGTCGTAACCTGCTCCGTTTTGTCATCGGCATTATCATCCTGGGTAATGCTGTCAACCTGCTCATCTTCACGATGGGACGGTTGACCCGGGAGGTGCCGCCCGTCATTCCGTATGGGCAAAAGACGATTGAGGGGGCGTATGCCAACCCGCTTCCTCAGGCACTCATCCTGACGGCTATCGTGATCAGCTTTGGCCTGCTAGCGTTTACGCTCGTACTCATATATCGAAATTACACCGTGTCGGAAACCGTCGATGCGGACAACCTCATGGCGTCTGAGCCTAAGCGTGACGTGGACCTTCAGACGGAAGACAAGCGCCTGCCCGCGTAA
- a CDS encoding proton-conducting transporter membrane subunit: MKVLLVLPVIIPALTGILTLLLRRSRRAQRVLSVLGATALLGASSVILWNVQTEGIQVAQMGDWAAPFGITLVADAFSAGLITISAFVALAVAVYALRGMDVEREFFGFHTLLHLLMMGINGAFITGDLFNMYVWFEVLLIASFVLLVLGNEERQLDGAVKYVGINLVASVSFLTAIGLLYGFTGSLNFADIATSMGNIREAGLEATIAALFLVGFGIKAGLFPLYFWLPASYHTPPAPVSAIFAGLLTKVGVYSLIRIFTLLFPEPTGYTKTLLLVVAGLTMVIGVLGAVTERNVNRLLAFLVISAMGYVVMGLGFFTTLGLAGAVFYIFQDIPVKASLFLIGGVMERETGTTEIGKMGGLYTHRPLLALAFIVPAFSLAGFPPFPGFWGKLTLVQAGLETENYLIVAVALLVGALTLLVVGQLWARAFWSPAREDGLVSTDTFLQRSVLQTPIVVLAVALFAVGLYAQPLFELAHQAATNLTNTAPYIQAVLG; encoded by the coding sequence ATGAAGGTTCTTCTTGTACTTCCGGTAATCATCCCAGCCTTAACCGGCATTTTGACGCTATTGCTGCGTCGGTCGCGGAGGGCCCAGCGCGTCCTCAGCGTTCTGGGGGCGACCGCATTGCTCGGCGCCTCGTCTGTTATCCTGTGGAACGTGCAGACGGAGGGGATTCAGGTTGCTCAAATGGGCGATTGGGCGGCTCCCTTCGGGATTACGCTCGTCGCGGACGCGTTCTCAGCCGGTCTCATCACGATCTCTGCGTTCGTGGCGCTCGCCGTCGCTGTCTATGCGTTGCGGGGCATGGACGTGGAACGTGAGTTTTTCGGCTTTCACACGCTGCTGCACCTCCTGATGATGGGGATCAACGGGGCGTTCATTACGGGCGACCTGTTTAATATGTACGTGTGGTTTGAGGTGCTTCTGATTGCCTCGTTCGTCCTGCTCGTGCTCGGTAACGAAGAGCGGCAGCTGGATGGGGCGGTCAAATACGTTGGCATCAACCTCGTCGCCTCCGTGTCCTTCCTCACGGCCATCGGACTGCTGTACGGCTTCACCGGCTCGCTTAACTTCGCGGACATTGCGACCAGCATGGGCAATATCCGCGAGGCGGGCCTGGAGGCGACGATCGCCGCTCTGTTTCTCGTTGGCTTCGGCATAAAAGCGGGGCTCTTCCCGCTCTATTTCTGGCTTCCTGCGTCCTATCACACGCCGCCCGCACCTGTGTCGGCAATCTTCGCCGGCCTCCTGACGAAAGTCGGCGTGTACTCGTTGATTCGCATCTTCACCCTGCTCTTCCCCGAGCCGACCGGATACACGAAAACACTCCTTCTGGTCGTCGCCGGTCTCACCATGGTCATCGGCGTGCTCGGTGCAGTGACGGAGCGAAATGTGAACCGCCTGCTCGCGTTTCTCGTGATCAGCGCAATGGGCTATGTCGTAATGGGCCTCGGCTTCTTTACGACGCTCGGCCTCGCCGGCGCCGTCTTCTACATCTTCCAGGATATCCCGGTCAAAGCCTCTCTTTTCCTTATCGGAGGCGTGATGGAGCGGGAGACGGGGACGACGGAAATCGGAAAGATGGGCGGGTTGTATACGCATCGTCCGTTGCTCGCACTGGCGTTCATCGTCCCAGCGTTTTCGCTTGCCGGCTTCCCACCGTTTCCAGGCTTCTGGGGTAAATTGACGCTTGTTCAGGCGGGACTTGAGACAGAGAACTATCTCATCGTAGCCGTCGCGCTGCTCGTCGGCGCCCTCACGCTCCTGGTCGTCGGCCAACTCTGGGCGCGCGCGTTCTGGAGTCCCGCCCGGGAGGACGGGCTGGTGAGTACCGACACGTTCCTGCAGCGGTCCGTGCTTCAGACGCCCATCGTGGTGCTGGCCGTCGCCCTTTTTGCCGTCGGTCTCTACGCACAGCCGCTCTTCGAACTTGCTCACCAGGCAGCGACGAACCTGACGAACACCGCCCCCTACATCCAGGCGGTTCTCGGATAG
- a CDS encoding Na+/H+ antiporter subunit E, which produces MLATTIRSLVLALIWVSLQGTFTVPNLIFGLLLGAAVTVFSQPIFDRADDKGTLRGANPVRRMYRIVVLFLVFLRELAISSVRVARITVAPTLNIRSAVIEYPLDVTTNREITALSNLITLTPGTMTLDVSSDKKHLYIHSMAIESDDGQGVISDIKRSLEKHVQLAFGPVNQETAE; this is translated from the coding sequence ATGCTTGCTACGACGATCCGCTCACTGGTTCTGGCACTCATCTGGGTGTCGTTGCAGGGGACATTCACGGTCCCGAATCTGATCTTCGGCCTCTTGCTCGGCGCGGCCGTCACGGTGTTCTCGCAGCCGATCTTCGATCGGGCCGATGATAAGGGCACGCTTCGGGGCGCGAACCCTGTGCGTCGGATGTACCGCATCGTGGTCCTGTTCCTCGTCTTTTTGCGCGAGCTAGCCATCTCGAGCGTTCGTGTCGCTCGGATTACGGTCGCTCCGACGCTGAACATCCGGTCCGCCGTAATTGAGTACCCGCTGGACGTGACAACGAACCGGGAGATTACGGCGCTTTCGAACCTTATCACGCTCACGCCCGGGACGATGACCCTTGACGTCTCGTCCGATAAAAAGCATCTTTACATCCACAGCATGGCGATCGAATCTGATGATGGTCAGGGCGTGATTTCTGATATCAAGCGGTCGTTGGAGAAGCATGTCCAACTCGCCTTCGGTCCAGTCAACCAGGAAACAGCCGAATGA
- a CDS encoding 4'-phosphopantetheinyl transferase family protein, whose protein sequence is MTEPHPGRKEPMTGAWLRAEQRLRSVLGDDVQLQAVAYDDDRAATWRTWLSVEERSCLETFGAEKRQREFIAGRAAARDLIGKEEEIDPADVRLKVADDGAVDVPDLMWHLSIAHCGPHAVAALSPTPVGTDLEAIAERDAGLERFLMHPEDERLLATLPYEHDASLILVWTIKESVLKARRSGFRTSPKKLNIDVGVHSGDVVEGMSVEKENAPPMTGQAFVTVDDGGVWKVAYTRVDPDEGEKDTYWWSVAIPE, encoded by the coding sequence ATGACGGAGCCGCATCCGGGGCGAAAGGAGCCAATGACCGGCGCATGGCTGCGTGCGGAGCAGCGGTTGCGGTCGGTTCTAGGAGATGACGTACAACTTCAGGCGGTCGCGTACGACGACGACCGAGCCGCGACCTGGCGCACGTGGTTGTCGGTCGAGGAGCGGTCGTGTCTGGAGACGTTCGGGGCGGAGAAGCGCCAGCGCGAGTTTATCGCGGGGCGGGCAGCAGCGCGAGATCTGATCGGAAAGGAGGAGGAGATCGACCCAGCCGATGTCCGGCTGAAGGTTGCAGACGACGGAGCGGTCGATGTGCCCGATCTGATGTGGCACCTCTCGATTGCGCACTGCGGTCCGCACGCCGTCGCAGCACTGTCACCTACACCCGTTGGCACGGACCTCGAGGCGATTGCTGAGCGCGACGCGGGTCTGGAGCGTTTTCTTATGCACCCGGAGGACGAGAGGCTGCTTGCGACACTTCCGTATGAGCATGACGCATCTCTTATCCTCGTGTGGACCATCAAGGAATCTGTCCTGAAGGCGCGAAGAAGTGGATTTCGTACGTCGCCCAAGAAATTGAACATCGACGTTGGAGTCCATTCGGGAGACGTCGTCGAAGGAATGAGTGTCGAAAAAGAAAACGCCCCTCCGATGACCGGACAGGCGTTCGTTACGGTTGACGACGGCGGGGTATGGAAGGTTGCCTATACCCGTGTCGACCCCGATGAGGGAGAAAAAGACACGTACTGGTGGTCTGTGGCCATTCCAGAATGA
- a CDS encoding NAD-dependent epimerase/dehydratase family protein produces MKLVIPGGNGFIGSHICEVAVNAGHDVVAFGRSGEPDLTPVRHPWVGKVTWLSADVFDVDAWSDVLDGADAVIHTIGTIVQDPSNGITFERINGEAAIVAADAAAKSGVDTFVKLSIQDKPPGVSGRFLASMRRAERTIPERFPSLRSVFLQPNLVFGDDRFATCTMAGLLQAAARVVPFPYGSHEGRPLPVQSVAAAAVHAAAQDTLKGPLNVNQIDDIARTSGLIDPSDLPEPTLRPLLAGLGGATMAYWMLRRSSKTSESSSVPA; encoded by the coding sequence ATGAAACTCGTCATCCCAGGAGGCAACGGATTCATAGGATCACACATTTGCGAGGTGGCCGTTAACGCGGGACACGATGTCGTTGCGTTCGGTCGATCCGGAGAACCCGACCTCACGCCGGTCCGGCATCCGTGGGTCGGGAAGGTGACATGGCTATCAGCGGATGTCTTCGACGTTGACGCGTGGTCGGATGTGCTCGACGGAGCGGATGCGGTCATTCACACAATCGGAACCATCGTACAGGATCCATCGAACGGTATCACGTTCGAGCGCATCAACGGTGAAGCCGCTATCGTTGCTGCGGATGCCGCGGCGAAGTCCGGGGTAGACACGTTCGTGAAACTATCCATCCAGGATAAACCCCCTGGTGTATCGGGTCGATTCTTGGCCTCGATGCGGCGGGCCGAGCGCACCATTCCGGAACGGTTCCCATCGCTACGGAGCGTATTTCTCCAGCCAAATCTCGTCTTCGGAGACGACCGATTTGCCACGTGCACGATGGCTGGCCTTCTACAAGCCGCGGCACGGGTGGTCCCGTTCCCCTACGGTTCTCACGAGGGCCGCCCCCTACCCGTCCAGAGCGTCGCAGCCGCGGCGGTGCATGCGGCAGCACAGGACACGCTGAAAGGGCCGCTGAACGTCAATCAGATCGACGACATCGCGCGAACGAGCGGACTCATCGATCCCAGCGACCTGCCGGAACCGACGCTTCGACCGCTTCTCGCAGGTCTCGGGGGCGCCACGATGGCCTACTGGATGCTTAGACGGTCGAGCAAAACGTCGGAATCATCCAGCGTGCCCGCGTAA
- a CDS encoding FKBP-type peptidyl-prolyl cis-trans isomerase, which produces MTRLIPSSLFAVVGVLAALVFLSACGSNGDAEESSSSPRDVSASEYTTTSSGLKIYDFQVGSGETAESGDYVRVHYTGWLQSDNTQFDSSVGRSPLEFRLGAGQVIEGWDEGVAGMKVGGERQLVIPPELAYGASGTGPIPPNATLIFEVELLDVSSSAE; this is translated from the coding sequence ATGACTCGTCTCATTCCCTCTTCCCTCTTCGCCGTCGTCGGAGTTCTCGCAGCCCTCGTGTTCCTGTCTGCTTGTGGCAGCAATGGAGACGCAGAAGAATCCTCTTCCTCTCCGCGCGACGTATCGGCATCGGAATATACGACCACATCCTCTGGTCTCAAGATCTACGACTTTCAGGTCGGGTCTGGCGAAACCGCCGAGTCCGGCGATTATGTCCGCGTTCACTACACCGGATGGCTGCAGTCAGACAACACACAGTTTGACTCCTCCGTCGGTCGCAGCCCACTTGAGTTCCGCTTGGGCGCAGGACAGGTCATCGAAGGTTGGGATGAAGGGGTCGCAGGAATGAAGGTCGGCGGCGAACGCCAGCTCGTCATTCCACCGGAGCTCGCTTACGGAGCCAGCGGCACCGGCCCCATTCCGCCGAATGCGACATTGATCTTTGAGGTAGAGCTCCTCGACGTTTCGTCCTCCGCCGAGTAG